From the Panulirus ornatus isolate Po-2019 chromosome 58, ASM3632096v1, whole genome shotgun sequence genome, one window contains:
- the LOC139766762 gene encoding cuticle protein AM1159-like, whose protein sequence is MKFVILACLAAVAVAAPRPQDEIAEVLRDERQDAGDGNFNYAFETSNGIVVSAVGTPGAEGQSNIEGSFSFVLPDGVNAEVRYIADENGYRPESELLPTPYPLPDHAIRQIAIAEQQRAEGITFE, encoded by the exons ATGAAATTC gTGATCCTCGCCTGCCTGGCCGCCGTCGCCGTCGCCGCCCCTCGACCTCAGGATGAAATCGCTGAGGTCTTGCGTGACGAGCGCCAGGACGCAGGTGACGGCAACTTCAACTACGCCTTCGAAACTTCGAATGGGATCGTCGTGTCCGCCGTGGGGACCCCGGGAGCAGAGGGCCAGAGCAACATTGAGGGCTCCTTCAG CTTTGTTCTTCCCGACGGTGTTAACGCTGAGGTTCGCTACATCGCTGACGAGAACGGCTACCGCCCAGAGTCCgaactgctgcccacaccctacCCTCTCCCCGACCACGCCATCAGGCAGATCGCCATCGCCGAGCAGCAGCGTGCTGAAGGAATCACATTCGAATAA
- the LOC139766898 gene encoding cuticle protein AMP1A-like isoform X2 translates to MKLVVLACVVTLALAAPRPDETAETLVDERSDSGDGNFNYIFETSNGIYEERVGTPGEKGQSNMAGIIRFTLADGSISEYSYVADENGYRVEPLIVFDPPEPVSVGFAAASEGVIFE, encoded by the exons ATGAAGCTC GTAGTGCTGGCGTGCGTGGTGACCCTGGCCCTTGCAGCCCCCAGGCCTGATGAGACTGCCGAGACCCTGGTAGATGAGCGCAGCGACTCTGGCGACGGAAACTTCAACTACATCTTCGAGACCAGCAACGGGATCTACGAAGAGAGGGTGGGCACCCCTGGCGAAAAGGGTCAGAGCAACATGGCAGGCATCATAAG GTTCACTCTGGCGGACGGCTCCATCAGTGAGTACAGTTACGTCGCTGATGAGAATGGCTACCGGGTGGAGCCCCTGATTGTTTTTGACCCCCCTGAGCCTGTATCCGTGGGTTTTGCGGCCGCCAGCGAAGGCGTCATCTTTGAATAA
- the LOC139766898 gene encoding cuticle protein AMP1A-like isoform X3, whose product MKFVVLACVVTLALAAPRPDETAETLVDERSDSGDGNFNYIFETSNGIYEERVGTPGEKGQSNMAGIIRFTLADGSISEYSYVADENGYRVEPLIVFDPPEPVSVGFAAASEGVIFE is encoded by the exons GTAGTGCTGGCGTGCGTGGTGACCCTGGCCCTTGCAGCCCCCAGGCCTGATGAGACTGCCGAGACCCTGGTAGATGAGCGCAGCGACTCTGGCGACGGAAACTTCAACTACATCTTCGAGACCAGCAACGGGATCTACGAAGAGAGGGTGGGCACCCCTGGCGAAAAGGGTCAGAGCAACATGGCAGGCATCATAAG GTTCACTCTGGCGGACGGCTCCATCAGTGAGTACAGTTACGTCGCTGATGAGAATGGCTACCGGGTGGAGCCCCTGATTGTTTTTGACCCCCCTGAGCCTGTATCCGTGGGTTTTGCGGCCGCCAGCGAAGGCGTCATCTTTGAATAA
- the LOC139766899 gene encoding cuticle protein AMP4-like encodes MKLVVLACLMTLVVAAPRPDRDAVTLVDERRDSGDGNFYYRFETSNDIHEERVGTPGVKGQSNMVGSFRIPYPDGTVAEFSFVADEGGYRVEPL; translated from the exons ATGAAGCTC gtagtgcTGGCGTGCCTGATGACCTTGGTTGTCGCTGCTCCCAGGCCAGACAGGGACGCGGTAACCCTGGTAGACGAGCGTAGAGACAGCGGCGACGGGAACTTCTACTACAGGTTCGAGACCAGCAACGATATCCACGAGGAGAGGGTGGGCACCCCGGGCGTCAAGGGTCAGAGCAACATGGTGGGTTCCTTCAG GATCCCCTACCCAGACGGCACCGTCGCTGAGTTCAGTTTCGTCGCTGATGAGGGTGGATATCGGGTTGAGCCTCTCTAA
- the LOC139766897 gene encoding cuticle protein AM1239-like isoform X1, translating into MKLAILLCLVAVAAAAPQNPDHLAETVVDERVDQGDGNFNYRFETTNGINEERVGTPGSNGQSNFRGSFSYILPDGNQVVVTYVADENGHNAESPYIPTAPPPPPHALELIALTDKLRSEGVTWDEQGFVISG; encoded by the exons ATGAAGCTC GCAATCTTGCTTTGCCTTGTGGCTGTGGCCGCCGCTGCTCCCCAGAACCCTGACCACCTCGCTGAGACCGTGGTTGACGAGCGAGTCGACCAGGGAGATGGCAACTTTAACTATAGATTCGAAACCACCAATGGAATCAATGAAGAAAGGGTTGGCACCCCAGGCTCAAATGGCCAGAGCAACTTTCGGGGAAGCTTCAG CTATATTCTTCCTGACGGCAACCAAGTTGTGGTTACCTACGTCGCTGATGAGAACGGCCACAACGCCGAGAGCCCCTACATCCCTActgctccccctccaccacctcacgcCCTGGAACTCATCGCTCTGACCGACAAGTTGCGCTCAGAAGGTGTTACTTGGGACGAACAAGGATTCGTAATTAGCGGATAA